ATTCAGTCCCAGCCGGCTTGATTTCACTTTATCtaaatctaattttgtaaaaatttaaagttaattgcttaatattgtatttgtattgattGCTAATAATTTAGTtgccaatttggtttttttctttacatttttgtctAGTCTGTAAGGTAATTTGTGCTATgggatattaaaataaataaagaattaaaatatttttgcagcaTTCGTTTAGCAATTTTTATCACAAATTGGACTAAAATTGTGTTAAAATCTTAATACAAACAGTAAGGTTTCGACTCTTAACCTAGATTTTAGTACCTACAACTTCTTGAAGAAGGTTAAGGTTGTTATGGTGGCCTCAAATATGCGTCAATTCTTCTGAGACGTGACGAATTGACGGTATGCAACAGCGATTTGGGTGGTGTCTCTCATCCTTTGGTTTTGTTGGATTACTGCTATTTCTGCTGCCACTAATGGAACATTTAGGTCTCGATAGATATTTTCATTGGTTATGTACCACGGCGCTCCAGTAACCATCCTTAATATTTTAGATTGCCTTCGTTGTATAATTGCAATATTGCCCCACAGTTGTGACGCATACGTCCAGATTGGCTTGATGATTGTATTGTAGAGGAGGGTTCTGTGATCAAGGCTAGGCCCGGAATGGGACTTAATTAGACAATGAAAATCTTTCCTTTTTAGCTTCATCTCTCCACTTTTGGCGTGAATGTGCTTTTTCCATGTTCCATACGAACTCCAAGCTATGTAACTCCTTTAGAATGAGGTATGGGTGTGGAGTTTAGATATACATACACTGGAGCTGTCGCTTCTATTTAGCGTAAGAGACACATGTTTACACTTTTGCTCATTCACTTTGATGCACCAGTCTGTCCACCACTTTACTATGTATTTCAAATGACTATTGAGTCATGAtctaaataaaccaaaaatctcATATATcggtcagtagtgaataatttgtAGGCGGTAAAATTATGCCATTTTTGACATTTAtaaagtagacagatgtacaaggcatgaaaaatattgaaatttattatgaaaatagtcgatcttcgaaaaaatttcaagaagttggttctgttgaggatagaaaatggactggcagaccaaaaacggGACGTTCTATTGAGAATTGTGCTATTGTAGCGCCAAGtgctgctgaaaaatcttccACACCGATATCTCGACATTCTCAACAATTTCCTGAATCGATGTTTGGTGGATTTTATCGGTAAACATCCGCATGCTGGACATTTGAACGaagtcatttttcacatataattgttaagagccgcaTTTGGAATAAGAATAGAAAGAAATCTAAGcatctgaaagaatctaaatttctacatattttattttaaaacaacatctaggagcgtcttttgaaagaccctttagttCATTAACTGGTGTCATACTGATGCAGTccattaatttataataaatagttaCAGCAACTAGCTGTTGTGTTGCGATGtgctatttttgcttttctaaaaaaaactgaaaaacaacaacaataaaaattaataaaaaaaacaacaaaaatattaactttatgcagaactttttattttatcaatatttattgCTATTAGAACACGTATGTGGCATATAGCTTCCGCCTGATAAAATTACACAGTGcgacaaaatgaaaattaattttaaacctTGGGGTCTTGTAGTATTTTTTCATCGactaaactttttattcataatttctagaaaaattttggTGCAACAAAATGCAAGTCTTAAGTACCTCCAGAAAcgcctttatttttgaattttttttttcctggtGGTCTCGTGCTTTTTCCCCATATAACGAAGCCGCGATATTTGCGGCTGGGTCATGTcctccaaatggatacaaatggtccggctctgaaagcattcgatgcggtaccagctggtggtagcagaggaagtggaagacctcctctgcgttggaaagatcaggcggggaaggacttggctgtccaactggcgctctttgttaaaatcggccaaaatcgcttaagcggttatcgcgccagttaagaagaagaagaaaaatataagaCATTTAGTTggtcttattattttttcgtgCGCTGTATTTCAATGCCAAGAAGAAGTTAGTTGCCATTGGTTTGCTTGTTTCTGGAAGTAGTGCTTTTTGCGGCAAAGCCTTGTGTAATTATCGTTCAGATTTTATCCTAAAACTACTGATGCACTTGAAGCAAATTTTCCCGCCTCATCTCTCTGAGCTCATTTCTGCTTAAGCTTATAGAGCTGGGTATTTGTATGAAGATTTTTTAGGATATGTCGATGGAAGTGCATTTCGTATAAGCGGCAGGTCATATCTGCTATTGTAAAGTTGGCTATTACTCCGATTAAAGAAAATGAGGGAGTAAGAGGGAGTAGCTCTACATTTGACATTTTATCCGATGTGACGCTTTAGCTTACGATTTCATTGTGCTTTGAGCCGTTGGTAAAATTGAGTTACTTTCCGTTTTGGAAAAATCATCACAAGCTAATAAAGGTAAATAAGCTACTGTTGCCCGTATCTGTGGTAAACACTAATCGTACAATATAACAAATGTACGAGTGAGTAGACCACAGATCGGGAGTATCGTTAAGGGGGATCACCactgtgaacgcgtgaaaattaagtgattttcatgaattttttttataagtagggatgattatttgaggatcggacagattataatttatttgaCATACACTGCTGGTCTTAGGTTGGACGCACGTTTAGTTGCATAcaactttgcttcatatttatttattaaaggacGATAGAAAAGAAGTTAATATGCAAAAACATTTAATgatactttaaatataatattcaaatgattatacatatttaacaaaattgtgtttttcaaacattttcttaaagctactcaaaataaggcgaatttttCTTGGTCATTAGAATAGACGCACtttggctttttaatttttataagaaaagtatttggattttaacttaaattattatttgatttatttgatataaaaaaaaataatttcagtaatGAATACTGCCTCCTTTGTTAGTAATAACTTCATAAATCCGGTCCTTCATAGAATGATACAAAGAATCTATGTAGTTCAAGGAAATCTCGCTCCAAGCACGTTTAATATCTGCAGTTAATGTTTCTTTATCTTCGTATTGCTTTCCTCCTTCGTATACCTTCCGTGTTAGTCAtccccaaacattttcaattacgttaagatctggagaatatggtggtCAGGTCATGATATTAACGTTTTGActcgaaataaaagattttactaCTCGAGAGTTATGAATAGgagcattgtcttgttgaaaaatccAAGGAATTGGTCCAAAGAgatcttttaattttggaaatacgGACTCCAACAATGTTTTTGAAGCGATCGCCGTTCATCTTTTGATCGATAAAAATCAAGTcaattgttccacaaaatgtgATAGCACTCCACACCATTATTCCCCCTTCTCGGCTATGGTGGCGACTTTAATATAGCTCATCTTTCCGCAAATCGTGATAATACTATTGAAATCCATCAGGGCCATCTAGtttaaaacgtttttcatcaGTAAATACAACTGCACGCCAATCATTTAGTCGAGTGTCAGATTGAATAGTCCACGTCATGTATTCTTTCGCGAATTGAAGCCGGTTTTCTTTGCGTATTGCATTCAAAGGgggttttttcttgatttttagacGCTTCAGGTGTTCTGCATTTCTGATAGTACGCTGAACAGTTGATAGGCTTGCTTTTACTCCGGCCAGTTCCTTGATCTTAGCAGCAGATTTAGTCGAATTCGAAGCAATTCTAACGATTTGGCGTACTGCTTGTTTTGATAGTGCCTTTTTATCCCATTGAAGTTATTTCTATATGACCCTGGATTCTTCAAATATCTGTCAACAGTTCTGGAGCTGCGATTTATTTGTTTGGCAATGTTCCGATTGGCCAGTCCTTGCGAGTGAAGAAAGTCTACTTTTTGACGTTCCAATAAGCTCATAACAGCagcttttcccatttttttcttcaaatgtagctcgaaaatactttatttgtttatttttgatattttttcaatacgaaAGTTTACACTTGTCCACGCAATACGAAGAAATTTAAGCTGTGTCTAATTCAATGACCAATGACTAATCTCCGaatatacagttattttttcgcaaatcaACCAGatgtcagcatttttttttcgaacactttgataagaaaagcattttggaCAATTAGAACAAgcatgataataaataattgattttgtttaaaaaaaacaatggtGCGTCTAACCTAAGACCAGCCGTGTATATGCAACTATACTCacataaatttctattaaacaaatattaaaaattacaattgttgttaatattaatgcaatgacgtcataaGAAACTGATGGACCctggtggccacgatacagcggtgaaaaatcatctgaaagcaaaaaaccaaaaaaattcttaatctatacatcaatggatatcgtcgtacgtggcggtttttttttattttttgtttggagAAAATGGCGcagatttgaaaaattagtttgtgattttacccttttttttgttttcgaaaggcttgaaaaaatataaatttttcgagttctaaAAAACGGCTATGCACAActgtagccaatacatgtacaaaaaaaaattaaaatcggttcataagtcttcgagaaatcgaggccaccgtgttcagaaaagtttaaagttttcattggccgttgtagctcactacctgcacttattgtattgggtataacttcgtcaattcTCAAGATTTTATATTacgttaaacttttttttacatatttttgaatatatgtatctactttaagaaaatgcaaaaaataaaatcgattttttttttttgataaatcacagtggtgttcccccttaaaagCCATACCCGCACAAAATCCCACGTCAACCTCCCAAAATCTGTCATTTGATATCTGCTGAGGTTTGGCTGATATACAACAAACGATTGCATAAATTGGAAAACGTACACCTatagattaaaatatttataaatttgatttataatttCAGCAATATTTATAAGAAGCTTTGATAAGATAATAATTATGCTGAGAGCGTTGAAAAGAAATCACAGAGGTAGAAACGGTAAATTGGGAGTACAAATAAGTACGCAGTGTGTGCGtgcatgggtgtgtgtgtgtggacaaACACCACACATGAGAATTTAACAAATGCAATAATGGGGGTATTCACACACtgatataaaatttgttatttacttatttcaagTAGAACTGAtggtaaaatttcaaatattataaaaggcTAAAAGATACTAAAGCAGATTCATAGTTAACACAGCTCCATAGCGAGATATGGTACTTAATTGTGAGTATAGAATTTATAGGCAAAATCTACTTTGTAATTTTactctgaaattgaaaattttactctTTAAGCTTTtcctatattatattttatatttataccaaaaaatattttcttataggCCATCGaaaccaagcgcaaagcactggaggctgtatAACGAACAGCGGTACTCAGAGTTGCTTCAGCCTACTGCATTGTCTCAGGTGCAGCAGTTTTGGGGAGCAGTGGAGAGATACATACCtatcgacctcatggtccgaGAACGAGTGGAGGCGTGGGTTTCTAGAAAAAAACGCCCCACTAATGTCGCGGAACAAACCATGCAGCGCACAGTGGGGatttattgacaaattttgttcaaaaatgctTACAGGATCCAATTATTGaccgattttaataaattttatcttaaaatgATCGTAAATGGATAATGATTTTGGACTCAGCGACCGCAAaaacgaatacatacattttttccggtgaatattctTGGTTTGTCCTGGAAAAAAAataggttttaattttttaggtagTTGGGGGATGATTTCACCTCTTAAGGGAGGCTGGAAATTTGCGTACTTGCCGAATTTGAatacatagattttttttttatttttaaagttttcccgaatttttcacaaagatacataataaaaaaaattgaaattcgggCCTAGACAATCTCTTCCAAAATCATTTACGAGCATTTTAAGAAAATCGGTCAATAATTGCCTTCTCTAggatttatgaataaaatttgtcgaaaaatcCCCATTGTGAAGCGGTGGGAAAGCCGAACGCCTGCCCAGGAGGACCAACAATCCAAGTTAGGTCAATGGGCTTGACGCGACACGAAAATGGAATATGTcgagtatgtatgtagagaTCCTTAGTATGAAAGTGCAGAGAATTCTGgataaaatcgatgactggtgcacgaGACAAGGACTCTCCGTCAATCCAAACAAAACTACATTAGTCTTGttcacgagaaaacggaaatcgACTGGACTTAGTCTTCCAGCACTGAAAGGTGTGGCACTCAGGCTTGCTGACGAAGTTCAATATCTAAGGGTGCGTGCATGTCAGAGCTGTGATAAGCGATAAGAGCGTCGATAAGAGCGAAGCGTAGAAAATTAATGCATGCATTTTAATAGAAGTGTGCATGTCGGAGCAGCGCGCTAACTCACTCTTCGCTCGCTATCATCGATAAGAGCGTAGAAATTGTAGGTTAGTAATTTCTTCGCTATTATCGATGATCGACACAGAAGATTTTATAAGTGCAGTATTTTTAAAACCTGCAATTTGGGATCAAAAAGATCCAAATCACCACAACAGGTTTATTTTGGATAAATTGTGGCAAGAGATATCCAAACAATTCAATACAACAAGTAAGTGCAATAATatgttttcatgttttttattgaaaaattgttgctCAAATATCAATAATACATAGTAATTAATACTaatagtaacaacaaaaatttaccgTTTACTTTCGTTTGAGcatgtacaagtacatatttctttttgtttgtcgcATTAAAacggttatttttttgttattgtgtcattatttcatatttattaaattggaTTATGATAAAAGTACAGTTTGAATATATCGCGAATATTTTCTGCATTGTGATTCTGTCGCCCTACAACAGTTTGGTTTAATGCAATATTTCTAGGTACTGAAGTCCAGTTTTGAGTCAAATGGTGCTCAATTCCTTCTCTATCAATAATTATATTATGCAGTAAGCAAATGCACTTAATTATAACGTCAGCTAAGGTTGGGTTGGTTTGAATGGCTGTAGCTAAAATTCTCCATTTGGAATAAATTATACCAAAAACACATTCAACCGTTCTTCTCGCCCTTGACAGCCTAGCATTATAATATTCCTTGTCCGCATCTAATTGGTTTCTCCTATAAGGCTTTAATAAATAAGGTAAAAGTGGATAAGCTTCATCGTCTATAATTACAAAAGGTGCAATGATGTCAGAATTTGGTAACGCACAGGCATCAGGAATTTTGAGTCTTCCGTcggttaaaaatacaaataaattcgaAGCCCTAAATGTTCCACCATCACTCTGTTTACCGTAACCACCAACATCAATGCATATAAACTTGTAATTAGCGTCCACTAATGCTTgtaaaacaatagaaaaaaaatttttataattgtagTACATTGTTCCAGAATGTGCAGGGCTGTGTACACGAACGTGTTTCCCGTCTATACTCCCAATGCAATTAGGGAAATCCCACAACTTTTTGTATTCCTccgcaatttttaaaaaatcactttCGTTTGGAACTTTCATGTGGCTGGGATGAAGCACTTCCCATATAACGTTAACAACTTCTTTTACAATTTGTCCAACTGTTGAAGCACCCATTCGAAACGAAAATGCTAAACTCCGAAAGGATTGACCAGTtgataaatatcttaaaaaaaatttttttttttaaatttaacaaaataaattttaaaatttgcattattgtttatttattaaaaatattacttcATTGCATAAACTAGAATACTGGATGAAAGTATTGCAGCTGACACATGAACTGGTTAATAAATCAATACCTATTTATATTGAATGTAACACTGAAAACACCACGGCTAGATGTGATGACAATGCACAAAACAATGAATATCCGATTTAGATTCACAATATTctaaatgtttaaaatatttcattttttttgttatttaccaATGAATATGTTAACTTTTCTCTAATAAAATTATTCGTACGTATGTATCTTATTGTAAGCATCAATCGCTCCTCTTGCCAGATTGGTCTGTTGTGTCAGTTTTGCCAATTATGCTGCAGTCGATCCGAAATTTGAGACAGAATATAATCGAATGTATCGCTTGTCATTCTCATAtattcgaaaaacttttttggaTCCTGTCTCAAACTATTATAGAGATGGTGAAATTCTCCGAGTTCTAGTCTTGCTTGGTTTATAGGATGCGCCGAAAACTGGCGTTTTTCCCTTACAGTATTATGTAGATGATAATATGCAGCAGTAGGTCtcaacaacaacatattttcTTCCTCTGAATTACTCatcattataaatattataactcttcacttttcaaaacttaaattgcaaaTGCAACTAACGCTCTTATCGCAGCTCTGTTTTATACACCACACAAAACTAAAGCTCGACGCTATGCTTTTGTCGCTGCTCTTATCGACGCTCTTATCGCTTATCGCATCTCTGACATGCACGCACCCTAAGACTCTATCTTGGAtaagaaactgacttggaagacaCATGTTTCGCTGAACGGGGTCCGTGCTTTAAAGATTTTCcaacaatgccgtagagcctttggtaaaaactggagtctgaaacctgctgtggggCTGTGGATACACAAGCACTTATCAAAGCAATCATCTCTTACGCCTCTGTGGTTTGGTGGCGACGGACCATGGCTAAGTCCACACATCAGGAACTATACAGAGTGCAAAAAAAGTGTACGTTTATGCACTGCGGGTGTCATGAATACAACCTCCGGCGATGTCttaaatgctatgcttaatttgcccatcttggatcttaagatacagcaggaagcaataaaagcaatgtgtagagtgcataaatatggtttctggcactaAGACGGAGTTTCGgcacacagagaaatctttaagatgctatctgaggagtatccactgtttttggaaCCTAAGGAGGATCTTATTCCAGAgtgcattcaaaaaaatgtgacGGATATtatctttaccgatgggtccaagaatgaaataggttctgAAGCCGGCCGGTACTTAAACGATATTAATAGGTATCATTACGCTAAGGAAGGAGTGGCAACAGCAGAATacataatcgagaggagatggagcgggaagcAGATTTGAGTTTTCAGTGGCAGTTAGGCTGCACTGAGAGCCCTGGAGAGCGCGacgcaaacctcaaagattattcaagaatgtaagaagaagcgtAATTCTGTTGCAACACGGAACAAgcttgtacttacatatatgggtTCCAGAATACCGCCGCGTtcaaggaaataaaattgaccATGATTTGGCCAACTGCAGATCAGTGATTCCTCCACAGGTACCAGAGCccataatcggaatcagttctacaggaatcaagaatttaatcagcgattatgtatccaatttacataaatagtgatggtccagtctagaacACCGCAGAACTACAAAGTCATTTGTTAGAAGCCCGAACCCAAAATTATCGAacattcttctaaaacttggaagaaaagaagttcgtttgatggtcggtattattacaggacacaacccatggggtcagcatatggccaCCATCGGAATCATTGATAACCCAATTTATCTGTCTTGCTTAACGGAGCTGGATAGCGCTGATCATTTTCTTTGTGAGTGCCCTActtttgctagagcaagactacgaattttgggttccgatgccaTGGGAATGAGTAAACTTCGAATGCCAAAGACTCTGGAAAATTCACACAAAACTAACtatttctatctctttctctatttATCTCTTCtcatctctttctctctgtcacttctcCCTTTTCCTACTTGACTATCTAcctttttactttccagagcttcgaatatcggctctttagcctgagtgtttcagGAGTTACCAGTCTTTCGCTGCTTCTTGCCtcgcatttttcaaatttcaatttctatgTAGGGATCAATTCTGGATAGATAGGGGCTTAACCTACTTTAGTGTCCGTGCGTGTCTCACAAGGCAACTGAAGCCCTTCGTCTGCTGAGAAGATGCTGTAAAGGAGGTATCCCGTGGCTGCTCTGATGCCAGTCTTTTAGCCGGAGCTTTGGAGCCTTTTCCATTGCGTATCACTAATGCCAGGCGACCAAATGGGTCCTACATAATTCAGAACCGGCCGGTCAATTGCTTTAAATCTCGCCAGCAAAATTTCATTGTCTTTGCCTCAAGTGCTACCGGCTAGTGAAGTAGGGGCATTGCTGCGGTTATAAAAGAGTTGGGCGTATTCGCTGTCCACTCGAATTCATTTCCCAAATCCTGCCTAATCAGAGCAAATGCAATGTGTGTATCGAGTATGCCTGAGTTCGATGTTTactttataagaaattttatttattgaacaaactttttttaatggtAAACCTACATTTGGTACGTCTAGATAGAGCAAGGCACGGAAGGTTCGGATCGTCTCTTTCTCACCCAGATGGTTTTTGCGGAAGTCaagtgtttgcacacccatcctatGGGCGTGCCTAACTCTTAAGTAGAGCCCCGTAATAACTAAAATCAGTGTACTAAGACTGCGCATACATATTTTGGCCTAGCAGAGATTCTGGGCGTTCAGCATTGAGGATCGACCACAGTTGTCCGGTGATTCTGCTGatggtttcattacgccatctttcattcgctgcgcTTACGATTTCCTCAACGATAAGTAGCCTACATGTAAGGGTAAGCCTATGCCATTGAGCCATTTTATACGATGACTTCCCACAATGCTTTTTTTGCGCATTCTCTTTTGAAGAAGTCTTCGAAAATCTTCGTGCATTCACGCGCGCACTTTTTTTGTGGCTTTCCTTGCGTGTTTTTGACGTTTAAGTGGCTAATTTTCTTTGACCGTTCGTTCGTTGAGCAGCCCAAAGTGCACTTGAATAAAAATACGATGAAATCTGAATGTCAAACATCCCCTCGGAATGACACCCACCCAGGATGGAAAGTCATCGTGTAAATTGGCTCATTGTCTGTgcactcatcggtcaatttggtgccgagtttCGCtggttcatcggctctgcagttacctTCAATGTCATCGGCTCTACATTTACCCAATTTGGTGCCGAATCTCGCtggttcatcggctctgcagttaccctcaatgtctcAATGAGCAGAAACCCAAATTTTGTTTAGACATccaaatttttacatttcagACGAATGGAAATAACTGTAATGACTGTAACTgactcaaaatataaaattttcctttttcacctGCTATGTGAATACCTTTAAcacaaattaattaacaaaGAGACCAAAAGAATAGCGCAAAATTGCCGCTAGCCTAACTTATTTAGTGTGCGGACAGCAACCGACGTATGCAGTCGTAGATTTTTTAAGTTCTTTTCTGTTCCATCTTCAAAGTGTTTATCGTGAATTTCGGGCAGCTACTCAGCAACGGGGATTATTGAAATTTAGCAAAATCGAGCGAGCCGAATTGAGGCGAACAATCGTTGATATGAAGGTCGCTTTATGTGTCCTATTTCTTCTTAGCTTCGGCACTTATGTCTACCGCGAAGTAAACGATTTTCTTAAGGCGCTACCCAAACCGGAATTAGACACAAATGCCTATTGGGGGCGGGACGAGGCGAAAGACTATACGGCGCCGAAAGATATTGTGCCttttaaaattgaatacaaTCAAACGGTTGGTGCTGTAGCTTGTTCGAGTGTAGCTTTGAATTCGAACCTACCAAACATGGCACACTAATGCGTCCATTTGTATTCTCTACAGATTATCGACGATTTGCGCGCACAGCTCAACCGCACCTGGAAGTACACCGCACCGTTGAACAACACCAAATTCGAATACGGATTCAATACGGAAGCTCTCCAACATGTTGTCACCTATTGGCGTGATTACTATTTGCTCAAGTGGAAAGCACGCGAAGAGTATCTGAACTCTCTGCCGCACTTCAAAACCGAGATTCAAGGGTAAATGGGAAACCAAATGGTTGCTCGTTTTCTACTttcatttatgttttttgtttttgtttttgtttgctactTAGGCTAAACATCCACTTCATACACGCCAAGCCATCAGATGAGGTGCGTGAACAGAAGAAAGTAgtgcctttgttgttgttgcatggcTGGCCTGGTTCTGTGCGTGAATTTTATGACTTTATTCATCTTTTGACCGAGGTGTCTGACGTTCAAGACCACGTCTACGAAGTTATTGCGCCATCATTGGTTGGCTTTGGCTGGTCAGATGTGAGTAATTCGCTGCCATTTCTCTGCTTTGCGCACATTGCGCTGCCATCCCTAAATTCTATTCTTGCTTCTTTTTAGGCCGCCACCAAACACGGTTTCAATGCCGCTCAAATGGCCATTGTGATGCGAAACCTAATGCTGCGCGTTGGGTTCGACAAGTTCCTGGTGCAGGGTGGTGACTGGGGTTCGATAATTGGTGGCAATATAGCAACCCTTTTCCCCGAAAATGTGCTGGGATTCCATTCCAACATGTGCGTGCTGGTCACCCCATTGGCGCTCGTTAAGACGTACATTGCCAGCTGGATGCCAGAGCGGTTTGTGCCGGCGCGTTTCTTTGTCGGGCACCATTT
The sequence above is drawn from the Anastrepha obliqua isolate idAnaObli1 chromosome 4, idAnaObli1_1.0, whole genome shotgun sequence genome and encodes:
- the LOC129245925 gene encoding juvenile hormone epoxide hydrolase 1, yielding MKVALCVLFLLSFGTYVYREVNDFLKALPKPELDTNAYWGRDEAKDYTAPKDIVPFKIEYNQTIIDDLRAQLNRTWKYTAPLNNTKFEYGFNTEALQHVVTYWRDYYLLKWKAREEYLNSLPHFKTEIQGLNIHFIHAKPSDEVREQKKVVPLLLLHGWPGSVREFYDFIHLLTEVSDVQDHVYEVIAPSLVGFGWSDAATKHGFNAAQMAIVMRNLMLRVGFDKFLVQGGDWGSIIGGNIATLFPENVLGFHSNMCVLVTPLALVKTYIASWMPERFVPARFFVGHHFPLAEKYKELFKEAGYFHIQSTKPDTIGTALQTNPIGLAAYILEKFQTNTGPDLNQLFNAIDKVYKLDAVLDNIMIYYLTNTATTAARFYAENMSNEYLSLHLDRVPSPVPMGCARFKNDLPTAPDWALRDKFPNLMLSTYYQQGGHFAALEMPTMLYLNFQEFVKKATGEKEQA